In Streptomyces roseifaciens, a single genomic region encodes these proteins:
- a CDS encoding M12 family metallopeptidase, with product MGFGLSPTSDNRWPDGTIPFEINAADFPPATADRKAVTDAINAWNTMSIIRFVPRATESTFTRFVSGSGCNTSTGRDITSTGEDDITCNIAGATFNAGSVMHEIGHAIGLLHEQQRPDRDSVVTVNEANVQPADRVRNFKIIEGCKLGSYDCGSIMHYSQTAFGKMVGGVAQTTIAIKPGVSCSAIGQRNNPSVGDIAAVRALYEEVIGLNQKITLPESTDFCPAIASNGKHLLLAWTGESNQNINVRLSADDGVTFPAKHTAADTSIDGPALASLPDPSGGRAWIAWTGEGANKLNFAQVNWHDNPPSISGLINKETLSEESNHRPALAIHQGMTCLAWTGKDDRLNIIFGILGGSPWTGKHTFDNETSDASPALTSHNGQLFISWRGSGNKNVNVARVNLNGSTVLGLDDKVTLDDTSEHSPSLAGQDGLVFLGWTGEGAQNLNLRWSVDSGKCSQKFVFNGESSDDGPCLAEHKNQLAMSWRGGGNTQINVARIAFRPRITPPVIT from the coding sequence ATGGGATTTGGATTGTCACCGACAAGCGACAATCGCTGGCCAGATGGAACAATTCCGTTCGAGATTAATGCCGCGGACTTCCCTCCCGCGACAGCCGATCGAAAAGCCGTGACGGATGCCATCAACGCATGGAACACGATGTCCATCATCCGGTTCGTACCGCGAGCCACTGAGAGCACCTTCACCAGATTCGTCTCCGGCTCTGGATGCAACACCAGCACTGGTCGCGATATCACCTCCACAGGAGAGGACGACATTACCTGTAACATCGCCGGCGCAACTTTCAACGCCGGCAGTGTCATGCATGAAATCGGTCATGCGATCGGCCTGCTTCATGAGCAGCAGCGTCCTGACCGGGATAGCGTGGTCACTGTAAATGAGGCTAACGTTCAACCCGCGGATCGGGTTAGGAACTTCAAGATTATCGAAGGATGCAAGCTCGGCAGCTATGACTGCGGCTCGATCATGCATTACTCTCAGACGGCGTTTGGAAAAATGGTTGGCGGGGTCGCTCAGACGACAATTGCCATCAAACCTGGGGTTTCCTGTTCAGCCATCGGTCAGCGGAACAACCCTAGCGTGGGTGACATCGCTGCTGTGCGGGCGCTCTATGAAGAAGTCATAGGTCTGAACCAGAAGATTACACTCCCTGAGTCCACCGACTTCTGTCCCGCTATCGCCTCCAACGGTAAGCACCTGCTCCTGGCTTGGACAGGGGAGAGTAATCAGAACATCAACGTGCGCCTCTCCGCTGATGATGGGGTCACCTTTCCGGCCAAGCACACAGCAGCGGACACGTCGATCGACGGCCCGGCTCTCGCATCGCTCCCGGACCCAAGTGGCGGGCGCGCCTGGATCGCCTGGACGGGCGAGGGTGCCAACAAGCTGAACTTCGCGCAGGTGAACTGGCACGACAACCCTCCTTCCATTTCTGGATTGATCAACAAGGAGACGCTGTCCGAGGAAAGTAACCACCGTCCCGCGCTGGCGATCCATCAAGGGATGACCTGCCTCGCATGGACCGGGAAGGACGACAGACTGAACATTATCTTCGGCATTCTCGGCGGAAGCCCGTGGACTGGTAAGCACACCTTCGATAATGAGACGTCCGATGCCAGTCCGGCCCTGACTTCGCACAACGGCCAGTTGTTCATCTCTTGGAGGGGATCGGGCAACAAAAATGTCAATGTGGCGCGCGTGAATCTCAACGGATCGACGGTACTTGGTCTAGATGACAAAGTGACGCTCGACGACACGAGCGAGCACTCTCCTTCGCTGGCTGGTCAGGATGGGCTCGTCTTTCTCGGATGGACCGGAGAAGGTGCTCAGAACCTCAACCTTCGATGGTCAGTCGACAGTGGAAAGTGTAGCCAGAAATTCGTGTTCAACGGCGAGTCATCCGACGACGGTCCCTGCCTGGCCGAGCATAAGAATCAACTGGCAATGTCATGGCGCGGAGGCGGAAACACCCAGATCAATGTGGCCAGGATCGCGTTCAGGCCTCGTATCACCCCGCCCGTCATCACATGA